The following coding sequences lie in one Mesorhizobium sp. NZP2298 genomic window:
- a CDS encoding efflux RND transporter periplasmic adaptor subunit, whose translation MNRLPRIVLGLFALGALAACSKSEEKPPEIIRPVLSVVVEPRTIETFGFAGSVEPQVSADLAFRLLGRVVSRDVKVGDLVTKGTTIAALDPTALELAVQAAKAELSNAEAQFANAAASEERQRQLLASANASQAVFDAAQQAREAAEASVERARASLAKSQEQLGYARLFSDFDGVVTAVGAEVGQTVSAGQTVVTVARSDLREAVIDIPDQLIGDLTAGTPFQVILQSLPTIHTEAKLREIAPQAEGSTRTRRVRLTLTDPPQAFRLGSTITATRVTKVAPTIELPMSALFEKNGSDKVWIVDPRTSSVSTRDIKIASRNGGTFTVAEGLEAGMRVVTAGVHSLSQGQKVRVPEGGV comes from the coding sequence ATGAACCGGCTGCCACGAATTGTGCTCGGCCTGTTCGCGCTTGGCGCGCTCGCCGCCTGCTCGAAATCCGAAGAAAAGCCGCCGGAGATCATCCGGCCGGTGCTTTCGGTGGTGGTCGAGCCGCGCACGATCGAGACCTTCGGCTTCGCCGGCTCGGTCGAGCCGCAGGTCAGCGCCGACCTTGCCTTCCGTCTGCTTGGCCGGGTCGTCTCGCGCGACGTCAAGGTCGGCGACCTCGTCACCAAGGGCACGACGATCGCCGCGCTCGACCCGACCGCGCTGGAGCTGGCGGTGCAAGCGGCCAAGGCAGAGCTCTCCAATGCCGAGGCACAGTTCGCCAACGCCGCGGCGAGCGAGGAGCGCCAGCGCCAGCTGCTAGCCTCGGCCAACGCTTCGCAGGCCGTCTTCGATGCCGCGCAGCAGGCACGCGAGGCTGCGGAAGCCAGCGTCGAGCGAGCCAGGGCTTCGCTGGCCAAATCGCAGGAACAGCTTGGCTATGCCAGGCTGTTCTCCGACTTCGACGGCGTCGTCACCGCGGTCGGCGCCGAGGTCGGGCAGACGGTCTCGGCAGGCCAGACAGTCGTCACCGTGGCGCGCTCCGACCTGCGCGAAGCGGTGATCGACATTCCCGACCAGCTGATCGGCGATCTCACCGCCGGCACGCCGTTCCAGGTCATCCTGCAATCGCTGCCGACGATCCACACCGAGGCCAAGCTGCGCGAGATCGCGCCACAGGCGGAGGGGTCGACGCGCACCCGGCGCGTGCGGCTGACGCTCACCGATCCGCCGCAGGCCTTCAGGCTCGGCTCGACGATAACGGCGACCCGCGTGACCAAGGTGGCGCCAACGATCGAACTGCCGATGTCGGCGTTGTTCGAAAAGAACGGTTCCGACAAAGTCTGGATCGTCGACCCGCGGACGTCGAGCGTGAGCACGCGCGACATCAAGATCGCTTCCAGGAATGGCGGCACCTTCACGGTGGCCGAGGGACTTGAGGCCGGCATGCGCGTGGTCACCGCGGGCGTCCATAGCCTGAGCCAAGGCCAGAAGGTTAGAGTGCCGGAGGGCG
- a CDS encoding efflux RND transporter periplasmic adaptor subunit has protein sequence MSRNATSSVSPPSVKTSSLLSFPSAVCVCAAALLLASCQKQEAAARKLPVMVRAETVAMADYAPRTSLTGVIAARTLNNLSFRVGGRVAERFVDVGQHVDQGAVLARIDPQEQESDLRSAQADLDAAQAQLTQSAAAFQRQKTLLAQGFTTRRDYDAADQAMKVAQGSVDAAQSAFANAQQNLSFTELKAGAPGVITARQVETGQVVQAAQAVFTVAEDGDRDAVFNVQETLVARTPASPAVTITLLADPQVRATGKVREISPVVDQASGSIRVRVGIPDTPAGMPLGAAVIGSVSAKPAKAILLPWQALTSSAGRPAVWIVDPATKAVSTTPIEVLAFDSGTVVVASGLNEGQSVVTAGGQLLSPGQTVEISGAGQ, from the coding sequence ATGAGCAGGAACGCGACATCGTCCGTCTCGCCGCCATCCGTCAAAACCTCCAGCCTCTTGTCTTTTCCCTCGGCAGTCTGCGTCTGCGCAGCCGCCCTGCTGCTGGCCAGTTGCCAGAAGCAGGAAGCGGCGGCCAGGAAACTGCCGGTCATGGTGCGCGCGGAAACGGTGGCGATGGCCGACTACGCACCGAGGACCTCGCTGACCGGGGTGATCGCGGCGCGCACGCTGAACAATCTGTCGTTTCGGGTCGGCGGCCGCGTCGCCGAGCGGTTTGTCGATGTCGGCCAGCATGTCGACCAGGGCGCGGTGCTGGCCCGCATCGATCCACAGGAACAGGAATCCGATCTGCGCTCCGCACAAGCCGATCTCGATGCGGCGCAGGCGCAGTTGACCCAGTCCGCCGCCGCCTTCCAGCGGCAGAAGACGCTGCTCGCCCAAGGCTTCACCACCAGGCGCGATTATGACGCCGCCGACCAGGCGATGAAGGTGGCACAAGGCAGCGTCGATGCCGCGCAGAGCGCATTCGCCAATGCCCAGCAAAACCTCTCCTTCACCGAGCTCAAGGCGGGCGCGCCCGGCGTCATCACCGCCCGCCAGGTCGAAACCGGCCAGGTGGTGCAAGCGGCGCAAGCCGTCTTCACCGTCGCCGAGGACGGAGACCGTGACGCCGTGTTCAACGTGCAGGAGACGCTGGTCGCCAGGACGCCGGCCTCGCCGGCGGTGACGATCACGCTGTTGGCTGATCCGCAGGTCCGGGCAACAGGCAAGGTGCGCGAAATCTCGCCGGTGGTAGACCAGGCCTCCGGTTCGATCCGGGTCAGGGTCGGCATTCCCGACACGCCGGCCGGCATGCCGCTAGGGGCGGCCGTGATCGGCTCGGTCAGCGCCAAGCCGGCGAAGGCGATCCTGTTGCCCTGGCAGGCACTGACGTCCAGTGCCGGCAGGCCGGCCGTCTGGATTGTCGACCCCGCGACCAAGGCAGTGTCGACGACGCCGATCGAGGTGCTGGCCTTCGATTCAGGCACGGTCGTCGTCGCCAGCGGTCTGAACGAAGGCCAGAGTGTCGTTACCGCGGGCGGGCAGTTACTCAGTCCCGGCCAGACGGTGGAGATATCGGGGGCGGGCCAATGA